The following proteins are co-located in the Leptospira sp. GIMC2001 genome:
- a CDS encoding alpha/beta fold hydrolase has protein sequence MFRNFKYIKNRIYKYVEVYKIFRIFLIISIFSIVNNCRFTSCSHESSEDFQSKFKAQGLIANQSILKIQSQIDSSKVANLRFITVNAISQYHPNSRKYVVFIHGSPGGWSDYLNILNNPEINQDFNLISVDRPGYGGSDRGIAILSLKEQADRIAALIASFRDRKKVILVGHSFGGPVAARLAMDHPNLVDGLVFVAASISPDLEKKEWFNSLAEYKIIQFLLPIDLITSNKEIIELKNELTSMLPLWNKIKVPVAFLHGGEDSLVPIDNVRFGKSMLDHNNDNLIVETDPNWNHFLPWNQHGRIIELIYKLDQKIPD, from the coding sequence ATGTTTAGGAATTTTAAATACATCAAAAATAGAATATATAAATATGTTGAAGTATATAAAATATTTCGAATATTCTTAATTATTTCAATATTTAGTATTGTAAACAATTGTAGATTTACATCTTGCAGCCATGAATCTTCAGAAGATTTCCAATCTAAATTTAAAGCACAAGGTCTAATTGCAAATCAAAGCATTTTGAAAATTCAATCTCAGATTGATTCAAGTAAGGTTGCAAATCTTAGATTTATAACTGTAAATGCAATTTCTCAGTATCATCCAAACTCAAGAAAATATGTAGTATTCATTCATGGATCACCAGGCGGTTGGAGTGACTATCTAAATATTTTAAACAATCCAGAGATAAACCAAGATTTTAATTTGATATCTGTAGATCGTCCTGGCTATGGAGGATCGGATCGTGGAATTGCAATACTAAGTCTTAAAGAACAGGCGGATCGGATAGCAGCATTGATCGCTAGTTTTCGTGATCGTAAAAAAGTTATTCTTGTAGGACATTCTTTCGGAGGCCCAGTTGCCGCTAGACTTGCAATGGATCATCCGAATTTAGTAGATGGATTGGTTTTTGTTGCTGCGTCCATTTCTCCCGATCTAGAAAAGAAAGAATGGTTTAATAGTCTAGCTGAGTACAAAATCATTCAATTTCTGCTACCGATAGATTTAATTACTTCCAATAAAGAAATTATTGAATTAAAAAATGAACTTACTTCTATGCTTCCACTCTGGAATAAAATAAAAGTTCCAGTAGCTTTTTTGCATGGTGGAGAAGATTCACTTGTTCCGATCGATAATGTACGATTCGGCAAGTCAATGTTAGATCATAATAACGATAACTTAATCGTGGAGACAGATCCAAATTGGAATCATTTTCTTCCTTGGAACCAACATGGTAGGATTATTGAACTAATTTATAAGCTTGATCAGAAAATCCCAGATTGA
- a CDS encoding M61 family metallopeptidase, translated as MMPLSQIEFTITKLDTTRHFYFVRLRMQNDLERTVFSLPSWTPGSYMIRDYSRHLHKFSANKNWEQTNLSEWVVFGSGEIVIEYLIYAFEDLSVRTNHLDEDFGFINSSGLYLCPVGFENSAISISFELNGKFARVLSSLERINQNQFLANNYDELYDSPFLLTNNNPIAIDINGSRHDIVIEGSISKNKTEQLLIDLKKIIEIEIEYMGVNPNEYYLFMLLLVDSGYGGLEHASCSVNIFDPSKIDDPKEYLKLLELLAHEYFHLWNIKRIRPIALGPFDYNNVNLTRELWIAEGITSFFDAFFLLKSHILTIDEYLNKLMEDITQLEDNSAEDYMSLEESSFTAWNKFYKRNANSNNTVVSYYTKGAILVLCMYIRILKETSGKKTFTDIMKELYSEFFESKKRGFTKIEFFDIAKKVTGLDLRTEFDAYITQPRRIPVYDYLHYIGVYKLEEKESIDLGFSFRENGIGLIVNKLFESKMDPQLDIYIGDEILAINNIRFRTVGSLNSYLDSLNNREPIQILLSRKNRIKEVLCNPILSFKVKKLVLGTEINQEQLVLRESFFQ; from the coding sequence ATGATGCCTCTATCTCAAATTGAATTTACGATTACCAAACTAGATACAACTCGACATTTCTATTTTGTTCGATTGAGAATGCAGAATGATTTAGAAAGAACAGTTTTTTCTCTTCCTAGTTGGACGCCCGGATCCTATATGATTCGTGATTACTCGAGGCATCTTCATAAATTTAGTGCGAATAAAAATTGGGAACAGACCAATTTATCGGAATGGGTTGTGTTTGGTTCAGGCGAAATTGTAATAGAATATTTGATTTATGCATTCGAAGATCTATCAGTAAGAACCAATCATCTTGATGAGGACTTTGGATTTATCAATTCTTCGGGTTTATATCTATGCCCAGTTGGTTTTGAAAATTCTGCTATATCAATTTCTTTTGAATTGAATGGCAAATTTGCTCGAGTGTTATCTTCTTTAGAAAGAATCAATCAGAACCAATTTCTTGCAAATAATTACGATGAATTGTACGACTCACCTTTTCTCCTTACAAATAACAATCCAATCGCGATAGATATAAATGGATCTCGTCATGATATCGTTATCGAAGGAAGCATAAGCAAAAATAAAACAGAACAGCTTCTAATTGATCTTAAGAAAATAATTGAAATTGAAATTGAATATATGGGAGTCAATCCAAATGAATACTATCTATTCATGCTGTTATTAGTTGATTCCGGTTATGGCGGTTTAGAACACGCTTCTTGTTCTGTAAATATATTTGATCCAAGTAAAATAGATGATCCAAAAGAATACTTAAAATTGTTAGAGCTTCTTGCGCATGAATATTTTCATTTATGGAATATAAAAAGGATAAGACCGATTGCTCTTGGACCTTTTGACTACAATAATGTGAATCTAACTCGTGAGTTATGGATTGCAGAAGGAATCACTAGTTTCTTTGATGCATTTTTCTTATTGAAATCACATATTCTAACCATTGATGAATATCTTAACAAACTTATGGAAGATATCACGCAATTGGAAGATAACTCGGCTGAAGATTATATGAGCTTGGAAGAGTCGTCATTTACTGCTTGGAACAAATTCTATAAAAGAAACGCGAATTCGAACAATACTGTGGTTTCTTATTATACCAAAGGTGCAATATTAGTTCTATGTATGTACATTCGAATATTGAAAGAAACATCTGGTAAAAAGACATTCACTGACATTATGAAAGAATTGTATTCAGAATTTTTTGAATCTAAGAAACGAGGTTTCACGAAGATTGAATTTTTTGATATTGCCAAAAAAGTAACAGGCTTGGATCTCAGAACAGAATTTGACGCGTATATAACACAACCCAGAAGGATTCCAGTTTATGATTATCTGCATTATATTGGAGTTTATAAATTGGAAGAGAAAGAATCTATAGATCTGGGATTCAGCTTTCGAGAAAATGGAATCGGATTGATTGTTAATAAATTATTTGAATCAAAGATGGATCCCCAATTGGATATCTATATAGGTGATGAGATATTAGCTATAAATAATATTCGATTTCGGACGGTTGGTTCATTGAATAGTTATTTAGATTCTCTCAATAACCGAGAACCAATACAAATTTTATTATCAAGGAAGAATAGAATTAAAGAAGTTCTATGCAATCCGATCCTTAGCTTCAAAGTAAAAAAGTTAGTATTGGGAACAGAAATAAATCAAGAACAATTAGTACTAAGAGAGTCTTTCTTTCAATAG
- a CDS encoding NrsF family protein has protein sequence MNRNEFIQALAIELRNPEKQLSKTPIVLFFCFGFFAMGLEIYLKPIQGLEFNSKTLFPITSFIAASFLLFFYTRPGDNIQFGLLFVAAILVTRFAYLGYFLDVHLLMSPKFWSLNHIFCPTHILYYSVPSFILITAWLKYRCSTNPYSAIFIGGVASAGLSEIILNLFCAASSAQHLMIWHFIPWIIPIAMGLVFARRLTAW, from the coding sequence ATGAATAGAAACGAATTTATTCAAGCTCTTGCAATAGAGTTACGAAATCCAGAAAAGCAGTTATCCAAAACACCCATTGTCTTGTTTTTTTGTTTTGGTTTCTTTGCGATGGGACTAGAAATTTATTTGAAACCAATACAGGGACTTGAATTCAATTCTAAGACATTATTCCCGATTACAAGTTTTATCGCAGCATCGTTTCTTTTGTTTTTTTATACAAGACCAGGTGACAATATACAGTTTGGTTTATTGTTCGTAGCAGCGATTCTTGTAACACGGTTTGCTTATTTAGGATATTTTCTAGATGTACATTTGTTAATGAGTCCAAAATTTTGGAGCTTAAATCATATTTTTTGTCCTACTCATATTCTCTACTACTCAGTACCAAGTTTTATATTAATTACGGCATGGCTTAAATATAGATGCTCAACTAATCCCTATTCTGCGATATTTATAGGAGGAGTCGCCTCAGCTGGTCTATCTGAAATAATCCTGAATCTCTTTTGTGCTGCCTCATCGGCACAACATTTAATGATTTGGCATTTTATACCTTGGATCATTCCAATAGCAATGGGTTTAGTATTCGCAAGACGGCTTACGGCTTGGTAA
- a CDS encoding sigma-70 family RNA polymerase sigma factor, with protein MLDAKSGNEDSYKKLLSELANELEAILNKKIYSSDDREDLLQEILLSIHKARHSYDTSRKFRPWFNAIVHHKIIDYIRFYTKSQIIDYVADELEYLPKPEEFDHSEQLQAIRDAIRILPSKQKIVIELLKIQGKSIKETAIITGMSISAVKVTSHRGIINLKKALNRNE; from the coding sequence ATGCTTGATGCCAAGTCTGGCAACGAAGACTCTTACAAAAAATTATTGAGTGAATTGGCGAATGAATTGGAAGCAATACTAAATAAAAAAATCTATTCTTCAGATGATAGGGAAGATCTACTGCAAGAAATCTTACTCTCCATACACAAAGCGCGCCATAGTTATGATACGAGCCGCAAATTTCGTCCATGGTTCAATGCTATAGTTCATCATAAAATTATTGACTATATTCGATTTTATACAAAATCACAGATCATTGATTACGTCGCCGATGAATTGGAATATTTACCTAAACCGGAAGAATTTGATCATAGCGAGCAATTACAAGCAATTCGAGATGCGATTCGAATTCTACCTTCCAAGCAGAAAATAGTAATTGAACTACTCAAAATTCAAGGAAAATCCATTAAAGAGACAGCAATCATAACAGGTATGAGTATATCGGCAGTTAAAGTAACATCGCATCGCGGGATCATCAATCTTAAAAAGGCTCTAAATCGAAATGAATAG
- a CDS encoding alpha/beta fold hydrolase, translated as MEGIISTPLTEIAYQSFGRKDGKPILCLHGWLDNSSSFEPIAPILADHGYYLVAIDFPGHGKSGWRSTKTIYSFVDFIADIKAVVDSLGWEHFSLLGHSMGGGLGSLFAGSFPEQVDKLILIEALGPVTREPSEAPSSLANAINRLLNGIDQTDSSTFRSLELLVNLRLRAGAMKKESAELLMKRGTEKLEDNTYRLRRDPRLNLPSLVRLTEEQVLEFLKRISCPVKVIWGQTGYQWEKKFLAQRIGSIANIIEVTLEGNHHLHLDSPDEVSKEILDFL; from the coding sequence ATGGAAGGAATCATTTCCACACCTCTCACCGAAATAGCATACCAATCCTTTGGAAGGAAAGATGGTAAACCGATCCTTTGCTTACACGGATGGCTAGACAACTCTTCAAGTTTTGAGCCAATAGCTCCAATACTTGCTGATCATGGATATTATTTAGTAGCAATTGATTTTCCTGGACATGGTAAATCCGGTTGGCGTTCAACAAAAACAATATACTCCTTTGTGGATTTTATCGCCGATATCAAAGCAGTGGTAGACAGTCTAGGTTGGGAGCATTTTTCGCTATTAGGTCATTCAATGGGTGGCGGACTTGGCTCTCTATTCGCAGGCAGTTTTCCAGAACAAGTAGACAAATTGATATTAATTGAAGCACTTGGGCCAGTCACTCGTGAACCGAGTGAAGCTCCTTCTTCTCTTGCAAATGCCATCAACCGTCTGTTAAATGGAATTGACCAGACGGACTCATCTACCTTTAGAAGTTTGGAATTGCTAGTCAACCTCCGTCTCAGAGCAGGCGCTATGAAAAAAGAATCAGCAGAACTCCTAATGAAACGAGGAACAGAAAAACTAGAAGACAATACTTATAGATTGCGTCGTGATCCCAGATTGAATCTTCCATCATTGGTAAGATTGACCGAGGAACAAGTTTTGGAATTTCTAAAAAGGATTTCATGTCCTGTGAAAGTGATTTGGGGGCAAACTGGATACCAATGGGAGAAAAAATTCCTTGCTCAAAGAATTGGATCCATCGCTAATATAATTGAGGTGACATTAGAAGGAAACCATCATCTTCATTTGGATTCTCCTGATGAGGTTTCCAAGGAAATTCTCGATTTTTTATAA
- a CDS encoding adenylate/guanylate cyclase domain-containing protein: MKIFERFAGDPKFTSLEFRLFNSITFVNAVLNILGSFFVFHLPNSWTIFAITFGSGLIFLMLYYLSRFKNLTKKLFWPFSITLLTYLSINWFTNSGSTGGAHYYIIPALVIATILLENHQIVAVYLVFLAVISGLFYIEYFHPELMIQYSSREERYIDVYLNYSFVLILNGILIFILVQNLNVERKKSESLLLNILPESIADELKKYNFVKPASHTSVSVLFCDMVGFTKIAESMSPSELISELDYIFTNFDRIVKKHKIEKIKTIGDSYMAVAGLPNKLQAHAIYAVLCALDLVKFMEEFRIDRKKNNRPCWEFRLGIHSGDVVAGVVGKDKFAYDIWGDTVNTASRLESSGVIGKVNVSKTTYDLVHEYFECESRGKIDAKNKGPMEMFLVHGLKNKYINNIKDV; the protein is encoded by the coding sequence ATGAAAATTTTTGAACGCTTTGCAGGAGATCCAAAGTTTACGAGCTTGGAATTTCGACTTTTCAATTCCATAACTTTTGTAAATGCTGTGTTGAATATTTTAGGTTCTTTTTTTGTCTTTCATTTACCGAATTCATGGACAATTTTTGCGATCACTTTTGGATCAGGCTTAATTTTTCTAATGCTCTACTACCTCTCTAGATTCAAAAATCTCACTAAAAAACTTTTTTGGCCGTTTTCTATAACTCTTTTAACCTATTTGTCAATAAATTGGTTCACGAATTCTGGATCAACAGGAGGAGCTCACTATTACATAATCCCGGCTTTAGTAATTGCAACTATACTTTTGGAGAATCATCAGATTGTTGCAGTTTATCTTGTGTTTCTTGCCGTAATTTCAGGTTTGTTCTACATCGAATATTTTCATCCTGAGCTGATGATTCAATATTCATCAAGGGAAGAAAGATATATCGATGTTTACTTGAACTATTCATTTGTTTTGATCTTAAATGGGATTTTGATTTTTATTTTAGTTCAGAATCTTAATGTTGAGAGAAAAAAATCGGAATCTTTGCTTTTAAATATTTTGCCAGAGTCAATTGCAGACGAACTAAAAAAATACAATTTTGTCAAACCTGCAAGCCATACTTCAGTATCTGTACTATTCTGTGATATGGTTGGATTTACAAAAATTGCTGAATCCATGAGTCCGTCTGAGCTTATCAGCGAATTGGATTATATTTTTACAAATTTTGATCGCATTGTAAAGAAACATAAAATCGAAAAAATCAAAACAATTGGAGATTCTTATATGGCAGTTGCAGGGCTTCCAAATAAACTGCAAGCACATGCCATCTATGCGGTGCTATGCGCATTAGATCTGGTTAAATTTATGGAAGAATTCCGTATTGATCGGAAGAAAAACAATCGTCCTTGCTGGGAGTTTCGTTTAGGAATCCACTCTGGAGACGTTGTTGCTGGTGTTGTGGGTAAGGACAAATTCGCTTATGATATCTGGGGCGACACGGTTAATACTGCAAGTCGTCTTGAGTCAAGCGGAGTTATAGGAAAGGTCAATGTATCTAAGACCACCTATGATTTAGTTCATGAATACTTCGAATGTGAGAGTCGAGGCAAAATTGATGCAAAAAATAAAGGACCCATGGAAATGTTTCTTGTTCATGGATTGAAAAATAAATATATAAATAATATTAAAGATGTTTAG
- a CDS encoding DinB family protein, whose product MNITKTLTHEFAEIIQLLNQFEDHDYSKLQSIIGGSSIGQHVRHIFEFSECLLYGQSKKLSDETIVFSYDDRKRNYLIEQSTSFAISNFKTMIDLLESEEYDLNMELNLQHRIGGNTNLNLITTFGRELLYILDHTIHHLAIIRIAVEKLYPWIDLPKEFGFTESTIRAKTFIQEKQTQI is encoded by the coding sequence ATGAATATAACTAAAACTCTAACTCATGAATTTGCAGAGATCATTCAACTACTCAATCAATTTGAAGATCATGATTATAGTAAACTTCAATCAATCATAGGTGGAAGCAGTATCGGACAACATGTACGGCATATCTTTGAATTCTCAGAATGTTTATTATATGGGCAAAGTAAGAAATTATCTGATGAGACAATTGTATTCTCGTACGATGATAGAAAACGCAACTACCTAATTGAGCAATCTACCTCATTTGCAATTAGTAATTTCAAAACTATGATCGACTTATTAGAATCTGAAGAATACGATCTAAATATGGAATTGAATCTGCAACATAGAATTGGTGGCAATACAAATCTCAATCTCATTACAACCTTTGGAAGAGAATTGCTATACATCCTAGATCACACAATTCATCACCTAGCGATCATTCGAATCGCAGTTGAGAAACTTTATCCTTGGATTGATTTGCCGAAGGAGTTTGGATTTACGGAATCTACAATTCGTGCAAAAACTTTTATCCAAGAAAAACAGACTCAAATATGA
- a CDS encoding SNARE-like domain protein, with protein sequence MNDWYTFWLIFVGTFVSEDLTAISAGVMAGQEILNLPSAILFSTIGIYFGDLGLFFIGKFLFKFTLKFKRIKSIIQIKIKEKYIEYINLNFKKIIFISRFLPGTRLPIYLLAGSVSNRKTTMQFIIISLIACSIWTPILVGLAFLYGKQIEKYLTSSYNLFYQILAVGSLFLIYKFISMIANASYRNRIKLWFLRFFHFEFWPAWLIYTPLVIYMIGLVIKYKAVRIISSANPGFPQGGGIANESKSSILEKIPNEYIAKFFLVDNNYNLSNDSIRKSMLDCGMNFPVILKPDVGERGAGIQKAENIEILIELISNIKEPYIIQEMHPGPFEAGIFYYRFPSEENGNILSITDKIFPNLIGDGIHNVEELIDNHPRFKFQSDVFKKRNSHNLKRILDKDEILTIGKVGNHIQGCLFKDGSSLITTQLLESIDSISKSIDGFFFGRYDIRYKSKEDFRMGKNFQIIELNGVTSESTNMYDPDFRIVDSYHYLFLQWRILMKIGYENYKQGVDPITWTEFKNILKSHKNSMKNINPYAIF encoded by the coding sequence ATGAATGATTGGTATACCTTCTGGTTGATTTTTGTTGGAACATTCGTTTCAGAGGATTTAACAGCAATTTCTGCAGGGGTTATGGCTGGACAAGAAATCTTGAACTTACCTTCTGCTATTCTCTTTTCTACAATTGGAATCTATTTCGGAGATTTAGGATTATTTTTTATTGGTAAATTTCTATTTAAATTCACACTAAAATTCAAAAGAATTAAATCTATAATCCAAATAAAAATCAAAGAAAAATATATTGAATATATAAATTTAAATTTCAAGAAAATCATATTCATTAGCAGATTTCTACCAGGAACCAGATTACCGATTTATTTACTAGCTGGTTCAGTATCAAATCGCAAAACAACTATGCAGTTTATAATTATCAGTTTGATTGCATGTTCTATATGGACACCGATTTTGGTTGGATTGGCTTTTTTATATGGCAAGCAAATAGAAAAGTACCTGACTTCCTCCTATAACCTATTCTATCAAATTTTAGCAGTTGGAAGTCTATTTTTGATTTATAAATTTATTTCGATGATCGCAAATGCATCCTACAGAAATAGAATTAAGCTATGGTTTCTGCGATTTTTCCATTTTGAATTTTGGCCTGCTTGGCTGATTTATACACCACTCGTCATCTACATGATAGGATTGGTGATCAAATACAAAGCTGTGCGAATCATTTCTTCGGCAAACCCAGGCTTTCCGCAAGGCGGAGGTATAGCAAATGAATCTAAATCTAGCATACTCGAGAAAATTCCGAATGAATATATTGCAAAATTCTTTCTAGTTGATAATAATTACAATCTATCGAATGACTCTATTCGTAAATCTATGTTAGACTGTGGAATGAATTTTCCTGTGATTCTAAAACCTGATGTAGGGGAAAGGGGAGCTGGAATTCAAAAAGCAGAAAATATAGAAATCTTGATTGAGTTAATTTCTAATATAAAAGAGCCTTATATTATCCAAGAGATGCATCCTGGACCGTTTGAAGCAGGAATATTCTATTACCGATTTCCTAGTGAAGAGAACGGAAATATTTTATCGATCACTGATAAAATATTTCCTAACTTGATCGGAGATGGAATCCATAATGTTGAGGAATTGATTGACAACCATCCAAGATTTAAATTTCAATCTGATGTATTCAAAAAAAGAAATTCACATAATCTAAAGCGAATATTAGATAAAGATGAAATTCTCACCATCGGAAAAGTTGGAAATCATATTCAGGGATGCTTATTCAAAGATGGAAGTTCCCTTATAACGACCCAACTACTAGAATCTATAGATTCCATTTCTAAATCCATAGACGGATTCTTTTTCGGAAGATATGACATCCGTTATAAATCCAAAGAAGATTTTCGAATGGGCAAGAATTTTCAAATCATTGAATTGAATGGAGTAACAAGTGAATCAACAAATATGTATGATCCAGATTTTCGAATAGTAGATTCTTATCACTATCTATTTTTGCAATGGCGAATCCTTATGAAGATAGGTTATGAAAATTATAAGCAAGGCGTTGATCCTATCACTTGGACTGAGTTTAAGAATATTCTGAAGAGCCATAAAAATTCAATGAAGAATATAAATCCATATGCAATTTTTTAA
- the htpX gene encoding protease HtpX: MTWFKRIGLFLVTNILIIVTISIITNLLGVRHWVEAEGINFTSLLIFCSIWGFAGAFISLALSKVMAKWMMGVKIIDPNKAVGVERDLYARVQRLAAAARIPTPEVGIYDSPEINAFATGPTKSSSLVAVSTGLLNYMDTSEVDGVLAHEVSHVANGDMVTMTLVQGVVNAFTLFLSRVIAFAIGRMVREDLEFIVRFASTIVLDILFTILGSIIVNYFSRAREFRADAGAAKLAGRESMIAALEKLRKYANAPEDERGAALASLKISGKGKMMALFATHPPLEDRIDALRRNRY, from the coding sequence ATGACTTGGTTTAAAAGAATCGGACTGTTTCTGGTTACGAATATTCTTATTATTGTTACTATTTCCATCATAACCAATTTACTTGGAGTTAGGCATTGGGTGGAAGCAGAAGGAATAAATTTTACATCGCTGCTTATATTCTGTTCTATCTGGGGTTTTGCCGGAGCTTTCATATCATTAGCCCTTTCAAAAGTAATGGCAAAATGGATGATGGGAGTCAAAATAATTGATCCGAATAAAGCTGTCGGGGTCGAAAGAGACTTATATGCGAGAGTGCAAAGGCTTGCGGCTGCTGCAAGGATCCCAACACCAGAAGTCGGAATTTATGATTCGCCAGAAATCAATGCCTTTGCCACTGGCCCTACAAAATCCAGTTCCTTAGTTGCGGTTTCTACGGGTCTCCTGAATTATATGGATACATCTGAAGTTGACGGTGTTCTTGCTCATGAAGTATCCCACGTAGCTAACGGAGATATGGTGACGATGACACTAGTTCAAGGAGTCGTGAATGCTTTCACATTATTCTTGTCGCGCGTCATTGCTTTTGCGATTGGACGTATGGTAAGAGAAGATCTAGAATTTATAGTTCGTTTTGCATCGACTATTGTCTTGGATATCTTATTCACAATTCTTGGATCCATAATTGTGAATTATTTTTCTCGTGCAAGAGAATTTCGTGCTGATGCAGGTGCAGCAAAGCTTGCCGGTCGTGAATCTATGATTGCTGCATTAGAAAAATTACGCAAATATGCAAATGCTCCAGAAGATGAACGCGGTGCAGCCCTTGCTTCATTAAAGATCTCTGGTAAAGGTAAAATGATGGCTTTGTTTGCAACACACCCACCGCTCGAAGATCGAATTGATGCCCTACGGAGAAATCGATACTGA
- the mtnB gene encoding methylthioribulose 1-phosphate dehydratase translates to MAKSYYSRGWLPATAGNLSIRDQNNRSIIWITTSGLNKGRIEPTDFIPIDLETDLPIFLGSNQKPSAETSIHLTIYKNIPQVNCILHVHTVESMRCHLNLNKNQPIGFWKLPPIELIKAFGIWDENPEVYLPIIYNHSMVENIASDLNQYFLSDNWKNMKQAIPAILVENHGPTIWGESIEAANKHLEALDYIFKVSIYYDK, encoded by the coding sequence TTGGCAAAAAGTTATTATTCACGGGGTTGGTTGCCGGCGACTGCTGGCAATCTTTCTATTCGAGACCAAAACAATAGATCAATTATTTGGATTACAACATCGGGACTCAATAAAGGAAGAATTGAACCAACAGATTTCATTCCGATTGATTTAGAAACTGATCTTCCTATTTTTCTTGGTTCTAACCAGAAGCCAAGCGCCGAGACTTCGATTCATCTTACCATCTACAAGAACATTCCTCAAGTGAATTGCATACTTCATGTGCACACTGTTGAATCTATGCGCTGTCACCTAAATCTTAACAAAAATCAGCCAATAGGATTTTGGAAATTGCCTCCTATCGAATTGATCAAAGCTTTTGGAATTTGGGATGAGAATCCAGAGGTTTACTTGCCAATAATCTATAATCATAGTATGGTGGAGAATATTGCGTCAGATTTGAATCAGTATTTCTTATCTGATAATTGGAAAAACATGAAACAGGCAATTCCCGCTATCTTGGTAGAAAATCATGGTCCAACTATCTGGGGTGAGTCTATAGAGGCGGCTAACAAGCACTTGGAAGCCTTGGATTATATTTTCAAAGTTTCTATTTATTATGACAAGTGA